The DNA segment TCGCCGCGGCCCTGCTCGCGGCCCTGGCTGCTTCCCGGCCTTCTTCTTCCCGGCCGTCGCGGCCAGATCGCCATCCCGGGCCGTCCCGGCGCGGATGACGACCTGCTCCTCCTGCGCGAGATACGGAGATACCGCATCTGTATCTCTGTATCTCGCGGGTAAAATCGCACTCGTCGATCGGTGAAGGTGAAGGTGGCCGCAGGGGCGTCCGGCGGGGATCGGTGGCGTGGCGGTACTTCGGCGACGCGCGCACCATGCTGCTCGGCCCGCAGGTCCTGGTGCTCCAGGTGGCGCATCCGGTGGTCGGGGCCGGCGTCCTGGAGCATTCGAACTACCGGGACGACCCGTGGAAGCGGCTGTTCCGGACCTTCCTCTCGCTCTCCACGATCGTCTACGCCGGGGAGCGCGGCGCCGCTGCCGAGTCGGCCCGGTTGCGAGCGCTGCACCGCGACATCAAGGGCGTCGACGCGCAGGGCCGGCGTTACCACGCGCTCAACCCGGAGGCCTATCTCTGGGTGCACGCCACGCTCGTGCAGGGCGGCGTCGACGCGCACCGGATCCTCGGCCGGCCGCTCACGCCCGAGCAGATCGAGGCGTACTACGCGGACATGCGTGAGGTCGGCCTTGTCCTCGGCCTGCGCGACCATCACCTGCCGGCCGACTGGCGGGCGTTCCAGGACTACTACGCCGAGGTGGTGGTGACCCGGCTGGAGGACAACCAGGCCGTCCACGACGTGATCGAGAGCGTGCGCCGGCTGAAGAAGCCGTTCCGGTGGATCCCCGGCTTCCTCTGGTCGCCCGTCGCTCTGCTGGCCGGGCGGATCGGAGACCTGGTCACGGCCGGTACGCTGCCGCCACTGCTGCGCGACCGCTTCGGCCTGACCTGGTCGGCCCGCGAGGAGCGCCGGCTGCGCCGCTTCGCCCGCCTGGTCCGCGTGCTGATGGCCCTGGTCATCCCGCCCCTGCGGATAGCCGGTGGCCTCGCCGCCGCCGAGTGGACCACCCGTTCCGGCGGCCTGACCACTCCGGGCAGCGCCGGCCAAAGAAACGCCGGCCCGGGGAACGCCGGCCCAGGGAACGCCGGTCATGGCGACGCCGGCCGGCCCGGAGGTCGTCGCTCGGCTGGCGCTGAGTTTGCTCGGCACGCCGGAGAGCCACGTCGATCAGCCTGACCGCAGCACTGGCTTGATCACCCGGCCTGCCGCGGCGTCCTGGGCGGCGGTCTCGATATCGTCGAACGCGTACTCGGTGATGATCTTCTCGAGCGGCAGGTCCATCGCGATGAGCCGCGGGATGAACGTGGCCGGCTCGGCGTCACCCTCGATCACACCGCGGATCTCGATGCCGTTCGTCATCACCGTCATGATGTCGAACTCGGCGCTCCCGCCCATCCCGACCAGCGCGAGGGTTCCCCGGCGGCGGAGCGCGCCGATCGCCTGCTGGATCACCTGACCGCGGCCGGTGGTGTCGATCGCCTGGTGGGCGCCGCCGTCAGTGATCGCGCGCAGCGCCTTGACCAGGTCGGGGGTGGCCGGGTCGAGGGCTTCGGTGGCGCCGAGCTCGCGGGCGAGGGCGCGGCGTTCCGGGATCGGGTCGACGGCGATGACGGTGGCGTCGCCGGCGACCGCTGCCATGACGGCGCTGAGGCCCACGCCGCCGGCGCCGAAGATGATCAGCGTGTCGTCCGCGGTGGTTCGCAGGACGTTGAGGACCGTCCCCGCGCCGGTCTGGACGCCGCAGCCGAGGGGAGCGGCGAGGATGTCCGGGTAGTCGGCCGGGATCTTGACGGCGTTGTCGGCGTGGGCCAGGGCGTAGGTGGCGAAGCTGGACTGACCGAAGAAACCGGATTTGACGGATGTGCCGCCCGCGGTGATCGCGCCCTCACGGCCACCGCGGGTGTTGAGGTCACTGCGGCGGCAGTAGGCCCTCCTGCCGGCCTGACATTCCGAACATCTGCCGCAACTGCGAAAACTGAGGCTGACCTTGTCGCCGGGCGCGATCTCGGAGATTCCCGAACCGACCGCCTCCACCACCCCGGCGCCCTCGTGACCGAACACCATCGGGAGCAGCTTCGACGGCCACGCCCGGCGCATCGTGAGGTCGGTGTGGCAGATCCCGGCCGCGGTGATCCGGACCAGGACCTCGTCCGGCGCCGGCTCGTCGATCTCGACGTCCTCGATCTCGAAGGGCCCGCCTGCTGTTCTGACCAGGGCGGCGCGGGCTTTCACTCGCGCTCCAGCAGGAAGTAGTAGAAGCGGTCGTCGTCCGACCGCACGCCCTTGCCGTTCATGACGCCGAGCACGGTGTTCTCGTCGATCCGCTTGAAGTGGTCGAGGATCGGGCGGCGGTCGTACACCATCGTCGCTGTCGTCTCGCCGCGGAACTCCACGTTCCAGAGGCTCGCGCCGCCCCGGGCCCACTCCTTGTTCGCATACCGGTTGCCCTCCTCGTCGACGCAGACGATCGGAGTGACGTCGGTCAGTGAGGCGAACGTCTTCCCATACCAGCCGATCGTGGCCAACTGCCCCTCGAAGGGGTGTCCGCTGACGAACTCGGAGCCCTTCCAAGTTCCGATCAGATCCTCGGGGCGAAGCGTCGGAAGCTCTGCCCAGAGGCGATCAAGTTCATCGGGAGTCACCTTGCTGCCGTTGTCGCGGATCTCGGCGAGGCGGTCGCGTGCGTTCATGACGACAGCTTGGCGCGATGTTGCCTTCGAGTAAACGACGTGAGTCAATGGGAGCGCTCCCAGTTTCGTCCCCTTCCCCCGAGGTGACCCATGAAGAGAACCATCGGCGCTGCCGTCCTCGCGGCCATCGCCTCCGTGCTGTTCTTCGTCGCCCCCGCGTACGCGGCCACCGGCCTGCACGTCAGCGGCACCGACATCGTCGAGGCCAACGGTCAGAAGTTCGTGATGCGTGGCGTCAATCACATGCACACCTGGTACGCCGGCCAGACCGGCTCGTTCGCCGACATCAAAGCCGCGGGCGCCAACACGGTACGGGTGGTGCTCAGTGGCGGCCGCTGGACCGCGAACAGCGCGTCCGACGTACAGAACGTGATCGACCTGTGCAAGGCGAACAAGATGATCTGCGTTCTGGAGAACCACGACACCACCGGTTACGGCGAGGACGCCGCCGCCTACACCCTCGACCAGGCCGTCGACTACTGGATCGGGCTGAAGAGCGTCCTCACCGGCCAGGAGGACTACGTCGTCATCAACATCGGCAACGAGCCGATCGGTAACACGAACCCCGGCCAGTGGACCGCGGCGACCGTGGCGGCGATCCAGAAGATGCGGACGAACGGCTTCCAGCACCTGCTCATGGTCGACGCGCCCAACTGGGGCCAGGACTGGCAGTACACGATGCGGGACAACGCGCAGACGGTGCTGAACGCCGACACCCAGAAGAACACCGTGCTGTCGATCCACATGTACGCCGTCTTCAACACCGCCGCGTCGATCGTCGACTACCTCGACACGTTCGAGAACAACGGCTGGCCGCTGGTGATCGGCGAGTTCGGCTGGCGGTTCGACTCGTCGCAGGTGGACCACGAGACGCTGCTGGCCGAGGCGGTCAAGCGGGATCTCGGCTACCTGGGCTGGTCGTGGGCCGGCAACACCGACCCGGTGCTGGACATGGCGATCGGCTTCGACCCGGACAACCTGTCCACCTGGGGTGAGCGGATCTTCAACGGCGCGAACGGCATCAAGGCGACCGCCCGTGAAGCGTCGATCTTCGGCGGTGTTCAGCCGTCGCCGTCTTCGCCGTCGCCGTCGCCCTCGGTCAGCACTCCGCCCCCTTCCTCGGGCTGCACGGCCTCCTATGCGGTGACCGGGCAGTGGCAGGGCGGCTTCCAGGGTGAGGTCAAGGTGACCGCCGGTTCCGCGGCGATCAACGGCTGGACCGTCACCTGGACCTACGCCAACGGTCAGAAGGTGACGAATGCCTGGGGTGCTGACGTGACGAGCAGCGGCTCGACCGTCACCGCTCGCAATGCCGCGTGGAACGGCAAGCTCTCCGCGGCCGCCACCACCTCGTTCGGTTTCCTCGGCTCGTGGACGGGTTCGAACGCGGTTCCGTCGGTGACCTGCGCGGCTGCCTGACGACCTGCCGATCTTGTGGAACGCATGGCAGACTACTCGCCAGTAACCGGAAGGCTGGTGGACTGCCATGCGTACCGCGTATCGAACCTGCCCTCTCTGTGAGGCGGCCTGCGGACTAGAGCTCACCGTGAGCGAGGACCGCGTCGTGTCCGCCCGCGGCGATCGCGAGCACGTGTTCAGCAACGGTTTCGTCTGCCCGAAGGGCGCCACCTTCGGGCAGCTCGCGAGCGATCCGGACCGGCTCCGGCGGCCTCTGATCCGCCGCGACGGGCAGCACGTGGAGGTGAGCTGGGACGAGGCGTTCGCCGAGATCGAGACTCGTTTGAAGCCAATCATCTCCTCGTACGGGCGGAGCTCGCTCGCCGTCTACCTCGGCAATCCGAACGCCCACACGATGGCCGGCGGTCTTTATGTGACCCCGCTGCTGAAGTCGATCGGCACCCCGAACATCTACTCGGCGTCGACCGTCGACCAGATGCCGAAGCACGTCTCCTGCGGATACCTCTTCGGTAACCCGCTCACCATCCCGGTGCCGGACCTCGACCGCACCGACTTCCTGCTGATCCTCGGCGCCAACCCGTGGGAGTCGAACGGCAGCCTCGCCACGGCGGCCGACTTCCCCGGGCGTCTCAAGGCGATCCAGTCGCGCGGCGGGCGCTTCGTCGTGGTGGACCCCCGGCGTACGAGAACGGCTGAGCACGCCGACGAGCACCTCTTCATCAAACCGGGGACCGACGCCTATCTGCTCTTCGGCATCGTGCACACGCTCTTCGACGAGGATCTGGTGCGCCTGCGCGACCTCGACGGGCACGTGACCGGCGTCGACGAGGTGCGGAAACTGGCGTCGGCCTTCGCCCCGGAGAAGATCGCCGCTGCCTGCGGAGTGCCGGCTGCCAAGGTCCGTGAGCTGGCGCGGCAGCTCTCTTCCGCCGACCGGGCCTGTGTCTACGGGCGGATAGGCACCTGCACGGTGGAGTTCGGCACGCTCGCGAGCTGGCTCATCGACGTGATCAACGTGCTGACCGGCAACCTGGACCGTCCCGGTGGGGCGATGTTCCCACTGGCCGCGCATCTTCTGGTGAAGCCCGGCAACCGGGGCTTCACCGTCGGGCGCTGGCACAGCCGGGTCCGCGGATTCCCCGAGGTCAAGGGTGAGCTGCCGGTCGCGACCCTGGCCGACGAGATCGAGACGCCGGGGGAGGGGCAGGTCCGCGCGCTGCTCACGGTGGCCGGCAACCCGGTGCTGTCCACGCCGAACAGCGGGCGGCTCGATCGGGCTCTCGGCGGGCTCGACTTCATGGTGAGCGTCGATCCGTACCTGAACGAGACCACCCGGCACGCCGACGTCGTGCTGCCGCCGCTGGAGTCCACGCAGAAGGGCCACTTCGACTTCTCGTTCCTGGGCTTCGCGGTCCGTAACTTCGCCGCCTATTCGCCGCCGGTGTTCGCGCCCGACCCGGCCGGCATGGACGAATGCGACATCCTGGCGCGTCTGATGCTGATCGTCAGCGGTCAGGGATCCTCGGACGTCGCCGCGGTGCATGATCGTCTCCTGTCGGCGATCCTGGCGAAGACGGGCTTCTCCGCGTCGCGTGACCAGGTGCGGGGCGACGGCCCGGCCGAGCGGCTCCTCGACGTGGCGCTGCGTGCCGGCGCTTACGGTGACCGCTTCGGCGAACGGCCCGGCGGCCTCTCCCTCGAACGCCTGCTGGACCATCCGCACGGCATCGACCTGGGCCCGCTCGAACCGCGCATCCCGGCCGTCCTGAAGACGCCGAGCGGCAAGGTCGAGCTGTGCGTGCCGGCCCTCGCCGACGAGTCGTCACGACTGCTCGCCGCCCTGGACCGCGATCGCGACCAGGTCGTCCTGATCGGCCGGCGGCACCTGCGGTCGAACAACAGCTGGATGCACAACGTGCCGGCGCTGGTGAAGGGCCGTGACCGGTGCACGCTGCAGGTCCACCCCGCCGACGCGACCCGCTTCGCCCTGGTCGACGGCGACACCGCGCAGGTGATGTCCCGGGTCGGCACGCTCGCCGCCCGCGTCGAGGTCACCGACCGGGTGATGCCGGGCGTGGTGAGCCTCCCGCACGGCTGGGGCCACGACCTGCCGGGCACGCGGCTCTCGGTGGCGGCCGAGCACCCCGGCGTGAACTCGAACGTCCTCACCGACGAACTGGTGATGGATCCGCTCTCCGGCAACAGCGTCCTGAACGGCATCCCGGTCGACATCAAACCGCTGTAGCCGCTTTCAAGCACCGCCCACTCGCAACACCTCACTCAGCTGCTGGCGGCGCCGCAGCGCCGCCTCCAGGGGCGCCACCGCCACGGCGGCCAGCAGGAACAGGGTCGCGACCAGTACCAACGCCGGCCAGGGTGGTGACGGCAACGGGTCGGCGGACTGCCCGGTCAGCAGGCGCAGAGCGAGCGGCCCCAGCGTGAACCCGGTGAGCAGCAACCCCAGTGCCGGCCCGGCGAGCATCGCGGCCAGGGCGAGCGGGAGCATCTCGGCGGTGGCCACGCTGCGGGCGTCGCGGGGACGCAGGCCGATGGTGCGCAGGCGGGAGAGCGTCTGCGAGCGTTCCGGGGCGGTGGCCGCGGCGCTCAGCGCGAAACCGAGCAGGCCGAGCGCGAGCATCACCGCCGCCGATGCCCAGGCCAGCTCCCGCAGCCCGCTCACCAGTGGAGCGTCCCGCCGATCACGCAGCACCTCCGACCGCAGTACGACGTCGCCGTCGACCACCGCGCTGCTGCCGGCCGGTGTTCCGGCTCGGGTGCTGCCGGCGGCCGCGGCGACAGCCTGCTCGGCTCCGGGGCCGGTCGCCCAGATCGTGTCCGGCTCGAAAGGCGCTCCCGCCGCGGTGATCGCCGTGGCGTCGACCAGGACCACATCCGGCGCGCCGCCGATCGGAGGAGCCGTGCCCATCGCGATCAGCGGCACCGCGGGCTCCCCGTCGCGAAGGAGTTGAAGTCTCATGCCTCGGCGGAGACTGCCGTCGCTGGAGATCACGAGCGCGGGCACGGCGTCCTTCCCGGGCGACATTTCAGAAATGTCGCCCGGGGTGATGTCCTCGGACAGTGGCGTGCCGGCCAGCATCTCCCGCAGCGCGGGCGTGTCGACCACGACGAGCCGCGGCGTGGCGGTGACATCGGCCGTGGCGATCCGTGCCCCCTCCACGATCTGCGCCGCCACGACATGCCGGATCCCGGCCTGCCCGGCGACGGCTACCGTCGCCGCCGGGGCAGCGCCCGGCGTCGCGAGGTCGAGGCGGGCGTCAGCGCCCACGGAACGCCATGACCCGTCTTCCAGGCCGCCCTCGACGGTGGCCGCCATGCTGATCGAATACACCGCCAGTCCCGCCGCCGCCACCATCGTGAGCAGCGGCAACGCGGCCCCCGATCGATCAGCGGCCCGCGCCGCCCCGAACACCGCGAGTGGCCGTCGCGACCGCAGCGAACGCCGCAGCACGAGACCGGTGATCAGGGGCATGAGCCGCAGGAGGATCAGCCCGCCGACGATCACCCCGAGGGTCGGAGCGGCGGCGGGCAGGGCGACGGCGGCGCCGGGGCGTACTCCCCGTTGATGGAGCGCCGCGAACGCCCCGGCCGCGACGGCGACGACGGCGAGTTCCAGGGCGAGGCGCCGGAGCTGGGCGGTCCGGGCCAGCTGACGGCGTGCGCCGCGGTTCGCGGGCGCCCGGCGGTCCCGGGTGGCGCGGGCCGCGGCGACGACGCCGAGCACGGGTGAGGCGACGACGGCGGCCACCACGACGGGCGCGATCCAGGCGAGTCCGGCGCCGGCTTCGGGAGTGGCGGAGGCGAGAGCGATCACGGTACGGGCGACCGCCACGCCCGCCGACGCCGACGCCACCGTGACCGTCATCGATTCGACGGCGAGTTCGGCCGCCAGGACGGGCAGCCCGGTCCCGCGCTGACGCCCCACGGCGAGGGCCGGCGTGCGGCGGCGTACCAGCAGGCCGGCCGCGAGCAGCAGCACCAGCACACCCGTGGTCAGGACCGCGATGAGCAGCACCGACGCCTGGGCGTACGCGGCGTCGACCTGCCCTCGGACGTCCCGCAGCACCGCGTCGAGCTGGGTGTTCCAGGTCGACGCGGTGTCGAACGAGCTGGTGGACGCCGAGGTGGCCTTCAGGTTCACGGCCGTCCGGGCGGTCCGCTCGGCCGAGTCGAGGGTGAGCACGTCCGGGTTCGGGCTGAACCAGACGGTCCGCCGCATCTCGTCGGCCTTGAACGCGAGCCGGGCGTCGGGCAGCGAGTCGGCGGAGAGCAGGCCGCCGAAACGGGTCGTGCCGGCGCCGTCCATGCCGGCGGCCGGTGCGAGCAGCCACGGCGCGAGCCGCCAGGCCGGGTCGGCCGGGTCGGCGGGCCGGAAGACGCCGCTCACCACGATGTTCTTCCTGCCACCGGAGTCGTCGGAGGCCGGGATGCGCTCGCCCGGCCGGACGCCGAGCTGGGCGGCGGCGGCCTCCGACAGGCCGATCGCGACCTGCCAGGACGGCCCGTTCGCCGGGGCTTCGACGTTGCCGTCGGCGGCCGGGACGGTCGGGCCGGGCGCTGATCCTTCGGTCCAGGTGACGGCCGGCCCGGCGCTTGCCGGAGACCCGCCCCCGTAGGAGAGATAGCCGAGCCGCAGCGTCCGCGGCGCCTTCCCGTCAGTGATCTTGAGGGTCGGCGTGACGGCGCCGGCGACCGGTGGCAGCAGGGCTTCGCGCAGCTCGTCGCCGAGCTGGTCGAGGGACCGGTCGCGCAGGGCGTCGACGTCCTCGGCGAGCCGTGGCATCCGGAACCGGCCCTGCTCGCCGGTGTCCGGCTCCCAGCGGGCGGCCACCGTGATGTCGGCGGCGTCGCCGGCCCGGCGGACCGCGTCCCGCACCGCCTCGTCGGCGGTCGACCTCAGCAACGCGGGAACGGTTCCGGCCAGCGCCGTCACGATCACCACGACCAGGGCGGTGAGCAGCAGCGGAACGACGTCGGCGCGGGCCCGCCCCCACACGCTGGGCCAGTGGATGACGGGAAGCTTCATGAGGCGACTCGCAGGTGGGCGGCGTCGGCCCGGCGGGACTGGATCACGACCACGGCGGTCACGGCCAGCAGGCATCCGGCGAGCAGCGTGAGCAGGAGACCGGCTTCCGCCGGCCAGGGCCAGGTCGGGACGGCTTGCGGCACGGGGGCGGCACCTTCCTCCGATCGTACGAGCAGAGGCGCGACCAGCCAGGTCGCCAGAGCTCCCACGACGGCCCCGGCCGTGAGCAGGGGCA comes from the Actinoplanes sp. OR16 genome and includes:
- a CDS encoding FtsX-like permease family protein, with protein sequence MKLPVIHWPSVWGRARADVVPLLLTALVVVIVTALAGTVPALLRSTADEAVRDAVRRAGDAADITVAARWEPDTGEQGRFRMPRLAEDVDALRDRSLDQLGDELREALLPPVAGAVTPTLKITDGKAPRTLRLGYLSYGGGSPASAGPAVTWTEGSAPGPTVPAADGNVEAPANGPSWQVAIGLSEAAAAQLGVRPGERIPASDDSGGRKNIVVSGVFRPADPADPAWRLAPWLLAPAAGMDGAGTTRFGGLLSADSLPDARLAFKADEMRRTVWFSPNPDVLTLDSAERTARTAVNLKATSASTSSFDTASTWNTQLDAVLRDVRGQVDAAYAQASVLLIAVLTTGVLVLLLAAGLLVRRRTPALAVGRQRGTGLPVLAAELAVESMTVTVASASAGVAVARTVIALASATPEAGAGLAWIAPVVVAAVVASPVLGVVAAARATRDRRAPANRGARRQLARTAQLRRLALELAVVAVAAGAFAALHQRGVRPGAAVALPAAAPTLGVIVGGLILLRLMPLITGLVLRRSLRSRRPLAVFGAARAADRSGAALPLLTMVAAAGLAVYSISMAATVEGGLEDGSWRSVGADARLDLATPGAAPAATVAVAGQAGIRHVVAAQIVEGARIATADVTATPRLVVVDTPALREMLAGTPLSEDITPGDISEMSPGKDAVPALVISSDGSLRRGMRLQLLRDGEPAVPLIAMGTAPPIGGAPDVVLVDATAITAAGAPFEPDTIWATGPGAEQAVAAAAGSTRAGTPAGSSAVVDGDVVLRSEVLRDRRDAPLVSGLRELAWASAAVMLALGLLGFALSAAATAPERSQTLSRLRTIGLRPRDARSVATAEMLPLALAAMLAGPALGLLLTGFTLGPLALRLLTGQSADPLPSPPWPALVLVATLFLLAAVAVAPLEAALRRRQQLSEVLRVGGA
- a CDS encoding NAD(P)-dependent alcohol dehydrogenase, whose protein sequence is MKARAALVRTAGGPFEIEDVEIDEPAPDEVLVRITAAGICHTDLTMRRAWPSKLLPMVFGHEGAGVVEAVGSGISEIAPGDKVSLSFRSCGRCSECQAGRRAYCRRSDLNTRGGREGAITAGGTSVKSGFFGQSSFATYALAHADNAVKIPADYPDILAAPLGCGVQTGAGTVLNVLRTTADDTLIIFGAGGVGLSAVMAAVAGDATVIAVDPIPERRALARELGATEALDPATPDLVKALRAITDGGAHQAIDTTGRGQVIQQAIGALRRRGTLALVGMGGSAEFDIMTVMTNGIEIRGVIEGDAEPATFIPRLIAMDLPLEKIITEYAFDDIETAAQDAAAGRVIKPVLRSG
- a CDS encoding DUF4334 domain-containing protein, yielding MNARDRLAEIRDNGSKVTPDELDRLWAELPTLRPEDLIGTWKGSEFVSGHPFEGQLATIGWYGKTFASLTDVTPIVCVDEEGNRYANKEWARGGASLWNVEFRGETTATMVYDRRPILDHFKRIDENTVLGVMNGKGVRSDDDRFYYFLLERE
- a CDS encoding oxygenase MpaB family protein; its protein translation is MAWRYFGDARTMLLGPQVLVLQVAHPVVGAGVLEHSNYRDDPWKRLFRTFLSLSTIVYAGERGAAAESARLRALHRDIKGVDAQGRRYHALNPEAYLWVHATLVQGGVDAHRILGRPLTPEQIEAYYADMREVGLVLGLRDHHLPADWRAFQDYYAEVVVTRLEDNQAVHDVIESVRRLKKPFRWIPGFLWSPVALLAGRIGDLVTAGTLPPLLRDRFGLTWSAREERRLRRFARLVRVLMALVIPPLRIAGGLAAAEWTTRSGGLTTPGSAGQRNAGPGNAGPGNAGHGDAGRPGGRRSAGAEFARHAGEPRRSA
- a CDS encoding molybdopterin oxidoreductase family protein, whose protein sequence is MRTAYRTCPLCEAACGLELTVSEDRVVSARGDREHVFSNGFVCPKGATFGQLASDPDRLRRPLIRRDGQHVEVSWDEAFAEIETRLKPIISSYGRSSLAVYLGNPNAHTMAGGLYVTPLLKSIGTPNIYSASTVDQMPKHVSCGYLFGNPLTIPVPDLDRTDFLLILGANPWESNGSLATAADFPGRLKAIQSRGGRFVVVDPRRTRTAEHADEHLFIKPGTDAYLLFGIVHTLFDEDLVRLRDLDGHVTGVDEVRKLASAFAPEKIAAACGVPAAKVRELARQLSSADRACVYGRIGTCTVEFGTLASWLIDVINVLTGNLDRPGGAMFPLAAHLLVKPGNRGFTVGRWHSRVRGFPEVKGELPVATLADEIETPGEGQVRALLTVAGNPVLSTPNSGRLDRALGGLDFMVSVDPYLNETTRHADVVLPPLESTQKGHFDFSFLGFAVRNFAAYSPPVFAPDPAGMDECDILARLMLIVSGQGSSDVAAVHDRLLSAILAKTGFSASRDQVRGDGPAERLLDVALRAGAYGDRFGERPGGLSLERLLDHPHGIDLGPLEPRIPAVLKTPSGKVELCVPALADESSRLLAALDRDRDQVVLIGRRHLRSNNSWMHNVPALVKGRDRCTLQVHPADATRFALVDGDTAQVMSRVGTLAARVEVTDRVMPGVVSLPHGWGHDLPGTRLSVAAEHPGVNSNVLTDELVMDPLSGNSVLNGIPVDIKPL
- a CDS encoding cellulase family glycosylhydrolase, yielding MKRTIGAAVLAAIASVLFFVAPAYAATGLHVSGTDIVEANGQKFVMRGVNHMHTWYAGQTGSFADIKAAGANTVRVVLSGGRWTANSASDVQNVIDLCKANKMICVLENHDTTGYGEDAAAYTLDQAVDYWIGLKSVLTGQEDYVVINIGNEPIGNTNPGQWTAATVAAIQKMRTNGFQHLLMVDAPNWGQDWQYTMRDNAQTVLNADTQKNTVLSIHMYAVFNTAASIVDYLDTFENNGWPLVIGEFGWRFDSSQVDHETLLAEAVKRDLGYLGWSWAGNTDPVLDMAIGFDPDNLSTWGERIFNGANGIKATAREASIFGGVQPSPSSPSPSPSVSTPPPSSGCTASYAVTGQWQGGFQGEVKVTAGSAAINGWTVTWTYANGQKVTNAWGADVTSSGSTVTARNAAWNGKLSAAATTSFGFLGSWTGSNAVPSVTCAAA